Proteins encoded in a region of the Flavobacteriaceae bacterium HL-DH10 genome:
- a CDS encoding 4Fe-4S dicluster domain-containing protein, whose product MAIIITDECINCDACLTECPNNAIYEPDQEWAYSDETALSGTITLPNGEEVDADEMNEPISDEFYFIVPDKCTECKGFHDEPQCASVCPVDCCIPDENHVEDEATLLNKKAWLHAE is encoded by the coding sequence ATGGCAATTATTATAACCGACGAATGCATTAACTGCGACGCTTGCCTTACAGAATGTCCAAATAATGCAATCTATGAACCCGATCAAGAATGGGCATATTCAGACGAAACTGCTTTAAGTGGCACTATTACTCTTCCAAATGGAGAGGAAGTAGATGCAGATGAAATGAACGAACCGATATCGGATGAATTTTATTTTATTGTACCAGATAAGTGTACAGAATGCAAAGGTTTTCATGACGAACCTCAATGTGCTTCAGTATGTCCTGTTGACTGCTGTATACCAGATGAAAACCATGTAGAAGATGAAGCTACCTTATTAAATAAGAAGGCTTGGTTACATGCAGAGTAA
- the nifJ gene encoding pyruvate:ferredoxin (flavodoxin) oxidoreductase, with the protein MKKKFPKLICDANEAVARVAHKTNEVCAIYPITPASPMGEHVDVYSSKGQKNIWDNVPRIVEMQSEGGAAGAVHGALQAGALTTTFTASQGLLLMIPNMYKMAGELLPSVIHVAARTIATHALSIFGDHSDVMAARQTGFAMLFGGSVQEAQDMALISQVATLKSRIPFLNIFDGFRTSHEISKIDSITDDIIEAMMPEDKILEHKKRSLDPDSPVIRGTSQNPDVFFQAREAANTFYDKVPGIVEETMNEFYEHTGRKYSLFYYEGHPEAERVIILMGSGEGAAREAVEAMVHNGEKVGVLFVRLFRPFSIKHFVDELPETVKKIAVLDRTKEPGSVGEPLYQDVITALTESDRDMPVVVGGRYGLSSKEFTPQMVKGVYDELLDDKPKNHFTVGINDDVTFTSLPIDTSFSIERNTFNCMFYGLGSDGTVGANKNSIKIIGDTTDNFVQGYFVYDSKKAGAQTISHLRFGPKPIYSSYLIDKADFIASHQYKFIKKFNMVADLKQGGTFLLNSPYSKDEIWDHLPKRIQKELIEKEINFYVIDATKVAAESNLGKRTNTVLQTCFFAISGILPKEEAIQKIKDAIVKSYSHKGESIVKMNFTAVDNSLANLEKVEYPKEVSSERHLETAMHNAPDGFVTEVLEKILGGFGDELPVSAFPVDGTFPTGTTKYEKSGIADTVPVWDDADLCTQCNKCVAICPHAAIRAKVVTNETLSNAPGSLKSVAAKGSPFNKNEESYVLQVSPQDCTGCDLCVAVCPAVSKEDPDFKAINMHKKLEVETVEDVNWDYFIDLPDYNRTELRITNVKGSQFLEPLFEFSGACSGCGETPYIKLLTQLYGDSILIANATGCSSIYGGNLPTTPYTTNKFGRGPAWANSLFEDNAEFGLGMKLALSKKQEIAVNLLKSVENEVGTELVDAILNNPESNEIEKAENFKNLDVLNEKLASIDNKNAKKLSHLTEYLRKKSVWILGGDGWAYDIGFGGVDHILASGENINILVMDTEVYSNTGGQTSKATPLGASAKFSVSGKRTSKKSLALQAVSYENVYVAQIAIGAKDLQTLKAIEEAEAYPGTSIIIAYSHCGEHGYDLAQGVSQQEKAVDSGYWPLFRFDPSKPQGKKFRLDSKAPSIPLKDFMYNETRFTRVAKENAELGAQLLEQAQEEVNSKWERLELYRDM; encoded by the coding sequence ATGAAAAAAAAATTTCCAAAATTAATTTGCGATGCTAATGAGGCAGTTGCTAGAGTAGCTCATAAAACAAATGAGGTCTGTGCCATCTACCCTATTACACCCGCATCTCCTATGGGCGAACATGTAGATGTTTATAGCTCAAAAGGACAAAAAAATATTTGGGACAATGTTCCTAGAATTGTAGAAATGCAAAGTGAAGGTGGTGCTGCTGGAGCAGTTCATGGTGCGTTGCAAGCTGGGGCTCTAACTACAACTTTTACAGCTTCACAAGGACTCCTTCTTATGATTCCTAATATGTATAAAATGGCAGGTGAATTATTACCTTCTGTTATACATGTTGCAGCAAGAACCATTGCTACTCATGCGCTTTCAATCTTTGGTGACCATTCTGATGTTATGGCTGCAAGACAAACAGGTTTTGCGATGTTATTTGGAGGGTCTGTACAAGAAGCCCAAGATATGGCATTAATCTCGCAAGTAGCAACTCTAAAATCTAGAATTCCTTTCTTAAATATTTTTGACGGATTTAGAACATCTCATGAAATTTCAAAAATTGATTCTATTACTGATGATATTATTGAAGCAATGATGCCTGAAGACAAAATTCTAGAACACAAAAAACGCTCACTAGACCCAGATAGTCCGGTAATTAGAGGGACGTCTCAAAATCCAGATGTATTCTTCCAAGCTAGAGAAGCAGCCAATACATTTTACGATAAAGTGCCTGGAATTGTTGAAGAAACTATGAATGAATTCTACGAGCATACAGGTCGTAAGTATAGTTTATTCTATTATGAAGGTCATCCAGAAGCGGAACGTGTTATTATACTTATGGGTTCTGGTGAAGGAGCAGCAAGAGAAGCTGTTGAAGCTATGGTACATAACGGCGAAAAAGTAGGTGTGTTATTTGTACGCTTGTTTAGACCATTCTCAATCAAACATTTTGTTGATGAATTACCAGAAACTGTTAAAAAAATAGCAGTTCTAGATAGAACAAAAGAACCTGGAAGTGTTGGCGAACCACTATACCAAGATGTTATTACAGCATTAACTGAAAGCGACAGAGATATGCCTGTTGTTGTTGGTGGTCGTTACGGTTTATCTTCAAAAGAATTTACACCTCAAATGGTTAAAGGCGTTTATGATGAATTATTAGATGATAAACCTAAAAATCACTTTACAGTTGGTATTAATGATGATGTTACTTTCACAAGTCTACCAATTGACACCTCTTTTTCCATTGAACGTAACACCTTTAATTGTATGTTCTACGGTTTAGGGTCTGATGGTACTGTTGGAGCTAATAAAAACTCTATTAAAATTATTGGTGACACCACTGATAATTTTGTTCAAGGATACTTTGTTTACGATTCTAAAAAAGCAGGAGCTCAAACCATTTCACATTTACGTTTTGGACCAAAACCAATATACTCTTCGTACTTAATTGATAAAGCAGATTTTATTGCGAGTCATCAATATAAGTTTATTAAAAAGTTTAATATGGTTGCCGATTTAAAACAAGGAGGTACCTTCTTATTAAACTCACCATACTCTAAAGATGAAATATGGGATCATTTACCAAAAAGAATTCAAAAAGAATTAATCGAAAAAGAGATTAATTTCTATGTAATTGATGCCACAAAAGTAGCTGCAGAATCGAATCTTGGTAAACGAACAAATACGGTATTACAAACTTGTTTCTTTGCTATTTCTGGTATTTTACCAAAAGAAGAAGCTATTCAAAAAATTAAAGACGCTATTGTAAAATCGTATTCTCATAAAGGAGAAAGCATTGTTAAAATGAATTTTACCGCGGTTGATAATTCGCTTGCTAATCTTGAAAAAGTAGAATATCCAAAAGAAGTTTCTAGCGAAAGACACTTAGAAACCGCTATGCACAATGCTCCAGATGGATTTGTCACTGAGGTTTTAGAAAAAATACTAGGTGGTTTTGGAGATGAATTACCTGTAAGTGCATTCCCTGTTGACGGAACCTTCCCAACAGGAACCACTAAATATGAAAAAAGTGGTATTGCAGATACTGTTCCTGTATGGGATGATGCCGATTTATGTACACAATGTAATAAATGTGTTGCTATTTGTCCGCATGCTGCCATTAGGGCAAAAGTTGTAACCAATGAAACGCTATCTAATGCACCAGGTTCTTTAAAATCAGTTGCTGCAAAAGGAAGCCCTTTTAATAAAAATGAAGAATCTTATGTCCTTCAAGTGTCTCCTCAAGATTGTACAGGTTGCGACCTTTGTGTTGCTGTTTGTCCTGCGGTAAGTAAAGAAGATCCAGACTTTAAAGCAATCAATATGCATAAAAAACTGGAAGTTGAAACTGTAGAGGATGTAAATTGGGATTACTTTATTGATTTACCAGATTATAACAGAACCGAATTACGTATTACAAATGTAAAAGGCTCTCAGTTTTTAGAACCTTTATTTGAATTCTCTGGCGCTTGTTCTGGTTGTGGAGAAACACCTTATATTAAGTTACTAACCCAATTATATGGCGATAGTATTTTAATTGCAAATGCCACAGGATGTTCTTCAATATATGGCGGTAATTTACCAACAACACCTTACACAACCAATAAATTTGGTCGAGGACCAGCTTGGGCAAACTCACTATTTGAAGATAATGCTGAATTTGGTTTAGGTATGAAATTAGCTTTATCTAAGAAGCAAGAAATTGCAGTAAACTTATTAAAATCTGTTGAAAATGAAGTTGGAACAGAATTAGTTGATGCTATTCTTAATAATCCTGAAAGTAACGAAATTGAAAAAGCTGAGAATTTCAAAAATCTAGATGTTTTAAATGAAAAACTGGCGAGTATCGATAATAAAAATGCTAAAAAGCTTTCTCATCTTACTGAGTATCTACGTAAAAAATCTGTATGGATTTTAGGTGGCGACGGTTGGGCTTATGACATTGGTTTTGGTGGAGTAGATCACATCTTAGCCTCTGGAGAAAACATCAACATTCTAGTAATGGATACTGAAGTTTACTCTAATACTGGCGGACAAACATCTAAAGCAACACCTCTTGGTGCCAGTGCAAAATTCTCGGTGTCTGGAAAACGTACTAGTAAGAAAAGTTTAGCACTACAAGCTGTGTCTTATGAGAATGTTTATGTTGCTCAAATTGCTATCGGTGCTAAAGACCTTCAAACGCTTAAAGCTATTGAAGAAGCAGAAGCATATCCAGGAACATCCATTATAATTGCTTATTCACATTGTGGTGAACATGGTTATGATTTAGCTCAAGGTGTTTCTCAGCAAGAAAAAGCTGTCGATAGTGGTTATTGGCCTCTATTTAGATTTGACCCTTCTAAGCCACAAGGCAAGAAGTTTAGATTAGATTCTAAAGCGCCTTCAATTCCTCTTAAAGATTTTATGTATAACGAAACTCGTTTTACCAGAGTCGCTAAAGAAAATGCTGAATTGGGAGCTCAACTTCTAGAACAAGCTCAAGAAGAAGTGAATTCTAAATGGGAACGTTTAGAACTATATAGAGATATGTAA
- a CDS encoding HEPN domain-containing protein encodes MENDASKYFINAAQKLNQASKELFKPEDDIVTYLVCKNSQYAIENYLKGYLLKNEVDTTEYETIENLYEQCKKLNKKFEKVSLVGFDCKAHNLDSRYCNEVTKINNCFDIADSLDTFLRKEKII; translated from the coding sequence ATGGAAAATGATGCAAGTAAATATTTTATAAATGCTGCTCAAAAACTCAATCAAGCAAGTAAAGAGCTATTTAAACCAGAAGATGATATTGTTACATATCTAGTCTGTAAAAATTCTCAATATGCTATTGAAAATTATTTAAAAGGGTATCTTTTAAAAAATGAAGTTGACACTACTGAATATGAAACAATAGAAAATCTTTATGAACAGTGTAAAAAACTTAACAAAAAATTTGAAAAAGTCAGCTTAGTTGGTTTTGATTGTAAAGCTCATAATCTAGATTCTAGATATTGTAATGAGGTTACAAAAATTAACAATTGTTTTGATATAGCAGATAGCTTAGATACTTTTCTAAGAAAAGAAAAAATAATTTAA
- a CDS encoding NifU family protein — protein sequence MTAEEVRLNVEKALDEIRPFLQSDGGDISLLSIEENDTLVKVQLQGACVGCSVNQMTLKSGVEMTIKKYVPQIEQVINIEA from the coding sequence ATGACAGCAGAAGAAGTTAGATTAAATGTAGAGAAAGCACTAGATGAAATCCGTCCTTTTTTACAAAGTGACGGAGGAGATATTTCTCTATTATCTATAGAAGAAAACGATACCTTGGTTAAGGTTCAGTTGCAAGGTGCTTGTGTTGGTTGTAGCGTTAATCAAATGACGTTAAAATCTGGTGTGGAAATGACTATTAAAAAGTACGTGCCACAAATAGAACAAGTTATTAATATAGAAGCTTAA
- a CDS encoding Mrp/NBP35 family ATP-binding protein has protein sequence MKLSKQDILKALESITVPGEGQNMVESGSVTNVVTFGDEVIVDITIKNPSLQAKKRTEVDILKTIHNLVYEKAKITVNVKVDAPATPKANVIKGNPIPGIKNIVAVASGKGGVGKSTVTANLAVTLAKMGFNVGVLDADIYGPSIPIMFDVEAEKPLAVNVAGKSKMKPVENYGVKILSIGFFTQPDQAVVWRGPMAAKALNQMIFDAHWGELDFLLLDLPPGTGDIHLSIMQSLPITGAVVVSTPQNVALADAKKGVAMFQQESISVPVLGIIENMAYFTPDELPDNKYYIFGREGAKNLAEDLQVPFLGEIPLVQSIREAGDVGRPAALQTATPLEQAFEKITQNVVQEVVNRNEDLPPTEAIKITTMAGCSAVKK, from the coding sequence ATGAAATTAAGTAAACAAGACATACTTAAAGCTCTTGAATCTATTACGGTTCCGGGTGAAGGACAAAATATGGTTGAAAGTGGCTCCGTGACAAATGTAGTTACTTTTGGAGATGAAGTTATTGTAGATATTACTATAAAAAACCCTAGCTTACAAGCTAAGAAACGAACAGAAGTAGATATTTTAAAAACCATTCATAATTTAGTTTATGAAAAGGCTAAAATAACAGTGAATGTAAAGGTAGATGCACCTGCTACCCCCAAAGCAAATGTTATAAAAGGAAACCCTATTCCTGGTATAAAAAATATAGTGGCCGTGGCATCGGGTAAAGGAGGTGTAGGGAAATCTACAGTCACTGCAAATTTAGCAGTAACTTTAGCCAAAATGGGATTTAACGTCGGTGTTTTAGATGCCGATATTTATGGACCATCTATTCCTATTATGTTTGATGTTGAGGCAGAAAAACCTTTAGCTGTAAATGTCGCTGGAAAATCTAAAATGAAGCCTGTTGAAAATTATGGTGTTAAAATCTTATCTATTGGATTTTTTACACAACCAGATCAAGCTGTAGTTTGGCGAGGTCCTATGGCAGCAAAAGCTTTAAATCAGATGATTTTTGATGCACATTGGGGAGAACTAGATTTCTTGCTTTTAGATTTACCTCCTGGAACAGGAGATATTCATTTAAGTATTATGCAATCACTTCCTATTACTGGTGCTGTGGTAGTGAGTACACCGCAAAATGTAGCATTGGCAGATGCTAAAAAAGGAGTTGCTATGTTTCAACAAGAAAGCATTAGTGTTCCAGTGTTAGGAATTATAGAAAATATGGCATATTTTACACCAGACGAACTTCCTGATAATAAATATTATATCTTTGGAAGAGAAGGTGCTAAAAATTTAGCTGAAGATTTACAAGTACCATTTTTAGGAGAAATACCTTTAGTACAAAGTATAAGAGAGGCAGGAGATGTTGGTCGTCCAGCAGCATTACAAACAGCAACTCCGTTAGAGCAAGCTTTTGAGAAAATAACACAAAATGTAGTACAAGAAGTTGTAAACCGTAATGAAGATTTACCACCTACCGAAGCTATAAAAATTACAACGATGGCTGGATGTTCAGCAGTTAAAAAATAA
- a CDS encoding MGMT family protein — translation MQQETLNFFDKVFEVAKQIPYGRVTSYGAIAKYLGAARSARMVGYAMNGSHNKDVPAHRVVNRKGLLTGKHHFDGTNLMQQLLESEGVKVVENQIQDFDAIFWDPSKEL, via the coding sequence ATGCAGCAAGAGACATTAAACTTTTTTGATAAGGTTTTTGAAGTTGCAAAGCAAATACCTTACGGACGTGTTACAAGTTATGGTGCTATTGCTAAATATCTTGGAGCAGCTAGAAGTGCTAGAATGGTAGGTTATGCTATGAACGGCTCTCATAATAAAGATGTGCCAGCACACCGTGTAGTAAATAGAAAGGGTTTGTTAACAGGTAAACATCATTTTGATGGCACTAATTTAATGCAACAACTTCTAGAAAGTGAAGGGGTTAAAGTTGTTGAAAATCAAATTCAAGATTTTGATGCCATTTTTTGGGACCCTTCTAAAGAGTTATAA
- a CDS encoding lysine transporter LysE produces the protein MNITFIFFLGLFIALVGVIPPGLLNMTAAKISLKEGPTRGIVFSIGVCVVVLIQTYVAAIFARYLSNHIEIVDVLQRVAFVIFVLITIYFLLVAKKESKELVEPQMKSKQSRFFQGVFLSAINMFPIPYQAYMTITLASFGWLNFSQISIIAYISGAAMGTFVMLYVYMFFFHKIKDKPIASQKSMNYLIGGITGIISIVTLINIIKEM, from the coding sequence TTGAATATAACTTTTATCTTTTTTTTAGGGCTATTTATAGCGTTAGTAGGTGTTATTCCTCCAGGTTTGTTAAACATGACAGCAGCTAAAATTAGCTTAAAGGAAGGTCCTACGAGAGGTATTGTGTTTTCAATAGGGGTTTGTGTTGTTGTATTAATACAAACTTATGTAGCTGCCATTTTTGCACGATATTTAAGTAATCATATAGAGATTGTAGATGTTCTTCAACGTGTTGCTTTTGTTATTTTCGTTTTAATTACCATCTATTTTCTTCTTGTAGCTAAAAAGGAATCAAAGGAACTTGTGGAGCCTCAAATGAAAAGTAAGCAAAGTCGGTTTTTTCAAGGTGTTTTTTTATCAGCAATTAATATGTTTCCTATTCCTTATCAAGCGTATATGACCATTACTTTGGCATCCTTTGGCTGGTTAAACTTTAGCCAGATTAGTATCATTGCATATATTTCGGGGGCTGCTATGGGAACCTTTGTTATGCTTTATGTTTATATGTTCTTTTTCCATAAAATAAAAGATAAACCCATAGCTTCTCAAAAAAGTATGAACTACCTTATTGGAGGTATAACTGGTATAATTTCTATTGTAACTTTAATTAATATTATTAAAGAAATGTAG
- the trmB gene encoding tRNA (guanosine(46)-N7)-methyltransferase TrmB, with translation MGSKNKLRRFRENETFSNVIQPSREELVDSSFSLKGNWRTAVFKNDNPLVLELGCGKGEYSVALAKKYPNKNFIGIDIKGARFWRGAKTAIEENISNVAFLRTQIELIDHAFGKNEVDEIWITFPDPQIKYKRTKHRMTNDVFLKRYKTILKPDGVVNLKTDSEFMHGYTLGLLHGAGHEVLYANHNVYKQEGSPEEVTSIQTFYESQYLEQNKPITYIRFKIK, from the coding sequence GTGGGAAGTAAAAATAAGCTAAGGAGATTTAGAGAAAATGAAACTTTTTCTAATGTTATTCAACCATCAAGAGAAGAATTAGTAGATTCAAGTTTCAGTTTAAAAGGAAATTGGAGAACAGCAGTTTTTAAAAATGATAATCCTTTAGTTTTAGAATTAGGTTGTGGTAAAGGAGAGTATTCTGTAGCATTAGCAAAAAAATATCCTAATAAAAACTTTATAGGTATTGATATAAAGGGCGCACGTTTTTGGCGAGGGGCTAAAACAGCCATTGAAGAAAACATATCCAATGTTGCTTTCTTACGTACTCAAATAGAACTTATAGATCATGCTTTTGGTAAAAATGAAGTAGATGAAATTTGGATTACTTTTCCCGATCCGCAAATAAAATATAAGCGAACTAAACATAGAATGACTAATGATGTGTTTTTAAAACGCTATAAAACTATTTTAAAACCAGACGGTGTTGTAAACTTAAAAACCGATAGCGAGTTTATGCATGGTTATACTTTAGGCCTGTTACATGGTGCAGGGCATGAGGTGTTATATGCCAATCATAATGTGTATAAACAGGAAGGAAGTCCAGAGGAAGTTACAAGTATTCAGACGTTTTACGAATCGCAATATTTAGAACAAAACAAACCAATTACGTATATTCGATTTAAAATTAAATAG
- a CDS encoding glycosyltransferase has translation MNVLSGITTWFSTKIHEQFIKKFNICWVPDTKGALNLSGKLGHITTFKIPLEYIGPLSRFEKKQATIINDVLILLSGPEPQRTLLEEKLLLEFKNYKGKVVFIQGIMETEQSIQVLGNMTIYNFMTSELLEKTINESALVLSRSGYTTVMDLAKLNKKAFFIPTPGQFEQEYLAKRFTELSLVPSCKQEDFTLNKLNEINAYEGLKAFDYKTDYKKLFRLFESE, from the coding sequence TTGAATGTTTTAAGCGGAATTACGACCTGGTTTAGCACTAAAATTCACGAGCAATTTATTAAAAAATTCAACATTTGTTGGGTACCAGACACTAAAGGCGCACTTAATTTAAGTGGTAAATTAGGGCATATAACCACCTTTAAAATACCGTTAGAATATATTGGTCCTTTAAGCAGATTTGAAAAAAAACAGGCAACAATTATTAATGATGTTTTAATTTTACTTTCCGGACCAGAACCACAACGGACCTTACTTGAAGAAAAATTACTGTTAGAATTTAAAAACTATAAAGGCAAAGTTGTTTTTATACAAGGTATTATGGAAACCGAACAAAGCATACAGGTTCTAGGAAATATGACTATTTATAATTTCATGACTTCAGAGTTATTAGAAAAAACTATAAATGAAAGTGCTTTAGTTCTTTCTAGATCTGGTTATACAACGGTTATGGATTTAGCCAAACTTAACAAGAAAGCTTTTTTTATTCCTACTCCTGGACAGTTTGAACAAGAATATTTAGCAAAACGCTTTACTGAATTAAGCTTAGTACCAAGTTGTAAGCAAGAAGACTTCACTTTAAACAAACTAAATGAAATTAATGCCTATGAAGGTTTAAAAGCATTTGATTATAAAACAGATTATAAAAAATTATTTCGCCTTTTCGAGAGTGAATGA
- a CDS encoding ATP-binding protein has product MQAKFKKSYRFATKTSFYITIYITLLMSVFLYYYFELIWWMPFVFFVTTYIFSFLLIQYRVERFIYRRVKKIYDDLTLLESASLTKGAITTDMRTLTQEIDKFARDKKIEIETLKVREKYRKEFLGNVSHELKTPLFTVQGYILTLLDGAMDNKNLREKYLERASKGIDRLGYIIKDLDMITKLEVGDLSLNIETFDIVELVKNVFDMLEMKASRRSITLTFDMNYTKPILVKADKERIQQVLMNLIVNSLKYGRDKGTTEVSIENLIKNKVIVRVTDNGEGIEKVHLSRLFERFYRVDKSGSRKEGGSGLGLSIVKHIIEAHDEKIYVESEFGVGSEFSFTLEKAK; this is encoded by the coding sequence ATGCAGGCAAAATTTAAAAAATCATATCGGTTTGCAACAAAAACTTCGTTTTATATTACCATATATATAACGCTCTTAATGAGCGTTTTTTTATATTACTATTTTGAACTTATATGGTGGATGCCCTTTGTTTTTTTTGTTACCACTTATATATTTTCTTTTCTTTTAATTCAATATAGGGTAGAGCGTTTTATATACAGACGTGTAAAAAAAATATACGACGATTTAACTCTTTTAGAGTCTGCTAGTTTAACAAAAGGAGCCATAACTACAGATATGCGAACACTTACTCAAGAAATTGATAAGTTTGCGCGCGACAAAAAAATTGAAATAGAAACACTTAAAGTTAGAGAAAAATACAGAAAAGAGTTTCTTGGTAATGTGTCACACGAATTAAAAACCCCTTTATTTACTGTTCAAGGTTATATTTTAACATTGTTGGATGGCGCCATGGATAATAAAAACCTAAGAGAAAAATATTTAGAAAGGGCTAGTAAAGGGATTGATAGACTAGGTTACATTATCAAAGATTTAGACATGATAACCAAGTTAGAAGTTGGTGATTTAAGTTTAAATATTGAAACTTTTGATATTGTCGAGTTAGTAAAAAATGTTTTTGATATGCTAGAAATGAAAGCAAGTAGAAGAAGCATTACATTAACTTTTGATATGAATTATACTAAACCTATTTTGGTGAAAGCAGATAAGGAACGTATACAACAAGTTTTAATGAATTTAATAGTGAATTCATTAAAATACGGAAGAGATAAAGGCACAACTGAGGTAAGTATAGAGAACCTTATAAAAAACAAAGTTATTGTTCGAGTAACCGATAATGGAGAAGGTATTGAGAAAGTCCATTTATCACGTTTATTTGAGCGTTTTTATCGTGTTGATAAAAGTGGCTCTCGTAAAGAAGGCGGTTCAGGTTTAGGCTTGTCTATCGTAAAACATATTATCGAAGCGCACGATGAAAAAATTTATGTAGAAAGTGAGTTTGGTGTAGGTAGCGAGTTTTCATTCACTCTCGAAAAGGCGAAATAA
- a CDS encoding response regulator transcription factor, whose product MKKKDIKILLVDDEPDILEIVGYNLSAEGYQVITAENGLEGVKKAKKNQPHLIILDVMMPEMDGIEACELIRKNPDLKNTIVTFLTARGEDYSQVAGFDAGADDYITKPIKPKVLVSKVKALLRRFKEEDVVDTVKIGTLEINRDEYKITSKGVEIILPRKEFELLSLLASKPGKVFKRDEILDTVWGNEVVVGGRTIDVHIRKLREKLGDDSFKTVKGVGYKFVD is encoded by the coding sequence ATGAAGAAAAAAGATATAAAAATATTGTTAGTTGATGATGAGCCAGATATTTTGGAAATAGTTGGTTATAATTTATCAGCTGAAGGTTATCAAGTAATTACTGCCGAAAATGGTTTAGAAGGTGTTAAAAAAGCAAAAAAAAATCAGCCACATTTAATCATATTAGACGTGATGATGCCAGAAATGGACGGTATTGAAGCCTGTGAGTTGATTAGAAAAAATCCAGATTTAAAAAATACCATTGTAACTTTTTTAACAGCCAGAGGTGAAGACTACTCTCAAGTAGCAGGATTTGATGCTGGTGCAGACGATTATATAACAAAACCAATAAAACCTAAGGTTTTAGTAAGTAAAGTAAAAGCACTTTTACGTCGATTTAAAGAAGAAGATGTTGTAGATACTGTGAAAATAGGAACTCTAGAAATAAACAGAGACGAATATAAAATCACTTCTAAAGGTGTAGAAATTATACTTCCTAGAAAAGAATTTGAATTATTATCTTTGTTAGCATCTAAACCTGGAAAGGTATTTAAACGCGATGAAATTCTTGATACCGTTTGGGGAAACGAAGTGGTAGTAGGAGGAAGAACTATAGACGTTCACATTCGTAAACTTCGTGAGAAATTAGGTGATGATAGTTTTAAAACAGTAAAAGGAGTAGGCTATAAGTTTGTTGATTAA
- a CDS encoding T9SS type A sorting domain-containing protein: MKKNYFFTLIFALTLLISFQGFSQSSVNTTFVQQNIKELSIYPNPVTNGKTFIYITSKRNLTKKVEFFNVLGKQIFSIVLTGKELNISNLSKGVYILKVTENNVSETRKLIIK, from the coding sequence ATGAAAAAAAACTACTTTTTCACTTTAATATTTGCTTTAACACTTTTGATTTCCTTTCAAGGATTTTCTCAAAGTAGTGTTAACACTACTTTTGTACAGCAAAATATTAAAGAATTATCTATTTACCCTAACCCTGTTACTAACGGTAAAACATTTATATACATTACATCTAAACGTAATTTAACCAAAAAGGTTGAATTTTTTAACGTACTTGGAAAACAAATTTTCTCAATAGTACTAACAGGCAAAGAATTAAATATTTCTAACCTAAGTAAAGGTGTTTACATATTAAAAGTTACCGAGAATAATGTTAGTGAAACACGAAAACTTATAATTAAATAA